A stretch of the Vigna radiata var. radiata cultivar VC1973A unplaced genomic scaffold, Vradiata_ver6 scaffold_307, whole genome shotgun sequence genome encodes the following:
- the LOC106754942 gene encoding aspartyl protease family protein 2 → MEEKVKLKFFSSLLTLFICVYAAYTETLNSQTLILRNHNLPNPPTLSWPESTTSGSDPEPDPSTISVHLHHIDALSLNKTPSQLFHLRLQRDGARVKALFSLASLNQTRTISSGSGFSSSVISGLSQGSGEYFTRLGVGTPPKYVYMVLDTGSDVVWLQCKPCAKCYSQTDEIFDPSKSSSFAGISCSSPLCRRLDSPGCNRKSSNCQYQVSYGDGSFTFGDFSMETLTFRRAQVPRVALGCGHDNEGLFVGAAGLLGLGRGGLSFPTQAGTRFNNKFSYCLTDRTASTKPSSIVFGDSAVSRTARFTPIINNPKLDTFYYLELLGISVGGAPVRGISASLFRLDSTGNGGVIIDSGTSVTRLTRPAYVALRDAFRVGASHLKRAPEFSLFDTCYDLSGLPEVKVPTVVLHFRGADVSLPAANYLIPVDNSGRFCFAFAGTMSGLSIIGNIQQQGFRVVFDLAGSRVGFAPRGCA, encoded by the coding sequence ATGGAAGAGAAAGTAAAGTTGAAGTTTTTCTCTTCCTTGTTAACTTTATTCATCTGTGTCTATGCCGCTTACACTGAAACACTTAACTCCCAAACCCTCATTCTCCGTAACCATAACCTCCCCAACCCACCCACACTCTCTTGGCCCGAATCCACCACCTCTGGCTCCGatcccgaacccgacccgtccACCATCTCCGTTCATCTCCACCACATAGACGCACTCTCTCTCAACAAAACCCCCTCCCAACTCTTCCACCTAAGGCTCCAACGCGACGGCGCAAGAGTCAAAGCTCTCTTCTCCCTGGCCTCATTGAACCAAACCCGAACTATCTCTTCTGGGTCGGGTTTCAGCAGCTCCGTGATCTCGGGCCTCTCACAGGGTAGCGGTGAGTACTTCACACGCCTAGGCGTGGGAACTCCTCCGAAGTATGTCTACATGGTGCTTGACACTGGAAGCGACGTCGTATGGCTCCAATGCAAACCCTGCGCCAAATGCTACTCCCAAACCGACGAAATCTTCGATCCTTCAAAGTCCTCATCTTTCGCTGGAATATCCTGCTCCTCCCCCCTCTGCCGCCGCCTCGACTCGCCAGGATGCAACCGGAAAAGCAGCAACTGCCAGTATCAGGTTTCCTACGGCGACGGGTCGTTCACGTTCGGAGATTTCTCAATGGAAACTCTCACGTTCCGACGAGCGCAAGTCCCGCGTGTGGCTCTCGGCTGTGGCCACGACAACGAGGGCCTCTTTGTGGGCGCCGCAGGTTTGTTGGGCCTAGGTCGCGGCGGGTTGTCGTTTCCAACCCAAGCCGGAACCCGGTTCAACAACAaattttcatactgtttaactGACCGAACCGCTTCCACCAAACCGTCTTCGATTGTGTTTGGCGACTCGGCTGTTTCGCGAACCGCGCGGTTCACTCCTATAATTAATAACCCTAAACTCGACACCTTTTACTATCTCGAGTTACTTGGCATCAGCGTTGGCGGCGCGCCGGTTCGAGGCATTTCGGCTTCGCTATTTCGTCTCGACTCGACCGGGAATGGTGGAGTGATTATTGACTCGGGGACCTCCGTAACGCGCCTCACGCGACCTGCTTACGTGGCTCTTAGAGACGCGTTTCGGGTCGGAGCTTCGCATTTGAAACGTGCGCCCGAGTTCTCGCTTTTCGACACTTGTTATGATCTTTCGGGGCTGCCGGAAGTTAAGGTTCCGACCGTGGTGTTGCATTTTCGCGGTGCTGATGTGTCGTTGCCGGCGGCGAATTATCTCATTCCGGTGGATAACAGCGGCAGATTCTGCTTTGCTTTCGCCGGAACAATGAGTGGGCTTTCTATCATTGGGAACATTCAACAGCAAGGATTTCGGGTTGTGTTTGATTTGGCGGGTTCTCGGGTAGGATTTGCCCCAAGAGGGTGC